In Magnetospirillum sp. XM-1, a single window of DNA contains:
- a CDS encoding TolC family protein: MVDVKRAGRLLASASLVALLAACAVTPAPFTADELKTQAAADRDVMFKGGEPLSGPLSVSEAIARALKYNLDKRSKMMEEALALGQTDLDRWDMLPKLTANAGYSYRSEPNATNSLNTTTGQRGSDYSYSADQRTKTADLTMSWNLLDFGVTYYTAKANADRVLVATERRRKAVHNLVTEVRFAFWRAAAYQVLSGEVNRAVAEAKDALGKARQVEKENLKAPADSLRYQKSLLETLRQLTAIQQELSTAQIELAALINVPPGTRLVLDVPAEMRVPDWAMSLERMEELAFAGNPDLLEQGYLSRIAIDETKKTMLKLLPGITFSSGRNWDGNSFQANNLWWEAGAKLSWNVMNVLSGKSQLDYAETNEEVANSKRVALRMAVLAQVHVSERQFHNAISQYQQSDELWQVDKRLFELSEARTANDATGILERVAGRASAIASQLRRFQSYAQVEQAYAKIQATIGHDLTIEKAEGGDLKSLSKAVAAGLAAWGRDGTPSEPVPAALAEVPFAVENRTPEPLTSENTKWIKGDAEAGLVEETVGTVVAHIRSLYQASGR, encoded by the coding sequence ATGGTTGATGTGAAGCGTGCCGGCCGCCTGTTGGCCTCCGCCTCGTTGGTTGCCTTGCTCGCCGCCTGCGCGGTGACGCCCGCGCCGTTCACCGCCGACGAGTTGAAGACCCAGGCGGCGGCCGACCGGGATGTCATGTTCAAGGGAGGCGAGCCGCTTTCGGGTCCGCTGTCGGTGTCCGAGGCCATTGCCCGGGCGCTGAAGTACAACCTGGACAAGCGCTCCAAGATGATGGAGGAGGCGCTGGCGCTCGGCCAGACCGATCTGGACCGCTGGGACATGCTGCCCAAGCTGACCGCCAATGCCGGCTATTCCTACCGGTCCGAGCCCAACGCCACCAATTCCCTCAACACCACCACCGGCCAGCGGGGCAGCGACTACAGCTACTCGGCCGACCAGCGGACCAAGACCGCCGACCTCACCATGTCGTGGAACCTGCTGGATTTCGGCGTCACCTACTATACCGCCAAGGCCAATGCCGACCGCGTCCTGGTGGCCACCGAGCGCCGGCGCAAGGCGGTGCATAATCTGGTGACCGAGGTGCGCTTCGCCTTCTGGCGCGCCGCCGCCTATCAGGTGCTGAGCGGCGAGGTGAACCGCGCGGTGGCCGAAGCCAAGGACGCCTTGGGCAAGGCCCGGCAGGTGGAAAAGGAAAACCTTAAGGCCCCGGCCGACTCCCTGCGCTACCAGAAGTCGCTGCTCGAAACCCTGCGCCAGCTGACGGCCATCCAGCAGGAGCTGTCCACCGCCCAGATCGAGCTGGCGGCGCTGATCAACGTGCCGCCGGGAACCCGGCTGGTGCTCGATGTTCCGGCCGAGATGAGGGTTCCTGACTGGGCCATGTCGCTGGAACGCATGGAGGAACTGGCTTTCGCCGGCAATCCCGACCTTCTGGAGCAGGGCTATCTGTCGCGGATCGCCATCGACGAAACCAAGAAGACCATGCTCAAGCTGCTGCCCGGCATCACCTTTTCCAGCGGGCGAAACTGGGATGGCAATTCCTTCCAGGCCAATAACCTGTGGTGGGAGGCGGGCGCCAAGCTGTCGTGGAATGTCATGAACGTGCTTTCCGGCAAGTCGCAGCTGGACTATGCCGAGACCAACGAGGAGGTCGCCAATTCAAAGCGGGTGGCGCTGCGCATGGCGGTCCTGGCCCAGGTGCATGTGAGCGAGCGCCAGTTCCACAACGCCATCAGCCAGTACCAGCAATCGGACGAGCTGTGGCAGGTGGACAAGCGGCTGTTCGAGCTGTCCGAGGCCCGGACCGCCAACGACGCCACGGGCATCCTGGAGCGGGTTGCGGGTCGCGCCTCGGCTATCGCGTCGCAGCTGCGGCGCTTCCAGTCCTATGCCCAGGTGGAGCAGGCCTACGCCAAGATCCAGGCCACCATCGGCCATGACCTGACCATCGAGAAGGCCGAGGGCGGCGATCTCAAATCCCTGTCCAAGGCGGTGGCCGCCGGCCTGGCGGCCTGGGGCCGCGACGGCACGCCGTCCGAGCCTGTTCCCGCCGCATTGGCCGAGGTTCCCTTTGCCGTCGAGAACAGGACCCCCGAGCCGCTGACCAGCGAGAACACCAAGTGGATCAAGGGCGACGCCGAGGCCGGGCTGGTGGAAGAGACGGTGGGAACCGTGGTCGCCCATATCCGCAGCCTGTATCAGGCCTCCGGCCGATGA
- a CDS encoding efflux RND transporter periplasmic adaptor subunit: MEIEAGTALRLARLLDVEGSILRAADAAEIAFVAVNDAHSLVPYRQAVLWRLGKGVQAVSGLALPDRNAPFLLWMEAVCRHLSSRAEAATLTAADLPDDLAGQWGEWLPPHLLWLPLGDGAALIYAAEAEWHDGDVALLARLGQAAGASLARFHRPSPVANALARLKSSRKRQILAVGLLGLSLFPVTGSVLAPADMVPAHPLVVRSPLDGVVDRIHVRPNEAVTEGKPLFDLDATQLSGRLDVARQQQATAEAEYRQAAQAQVFDSKAKVQVAILAGRAEEKAAEAKWLESQLERIRVKSPGPGIAVLDDPSDWIGRPVVVGEKVMLVADETDTEVEAWLSVADAGEARPGARLTLFLNSRPLSPVRAVVRSVAYEPSARPDATLAHRVRAFLVDAQEKPRLGLKGTARIDGDTVPLVWWLFRKPLVAIRQFVGF; encoded by the coding sequence ATGGAGATCGAGGCCGGAACGGCCCTGCGCCTGGCCAGGCTGCTGGACGTGGAGGGTTCCATCCTGCGGGCGGCGGATGCCGCCGAGATCGCCTTCGTGGCGGTCAACGACGCCCATTCCCTGGTTCCCTATCGCCAGGCCGTGCTGTGGCGGCTGGGCAAGGGCGTCCAGGCGGTTTCCGGCCTGGCTCTGCCTGACCGCAACGCCCCCTTCCTGCTGTGGATGGAGGCCGTGTGCCGCCATCTCTCCTCACGGGCCGAGGCGGCGACGCTTACCGCCGCCGACCTGCCCGATGATCTGGCCGGGCAGTGGGGGGAATGGCTGCCGCCCCACCTCCTGTGGCTGCCGTTGGGCGATGGGGCGGCGCTGATTTACGCCGCCGAAGCGGAATGGCATGACGGCGACGTCGCCCTGCTGGCCCGGCTGGGCCAGGCGGCGGGCGCGTCGCTGGCCCGCTTCCACCGCCCGTCGCCTGTGGCCAACGCTCTGGCCCGGCTGAAAAGCAGCCGCAAGCGCCAGATTCTGGCGGTGGGGCTGCTGGGCCTGTCGCTGTTTCCGGTGACCGGTTCCGTGCTGGCGCCCGCCGACATGGTGCCCGCCCATCCCCTGGTGGTGCGCTCGCCGCTGGACGGCGTCGTGGACCGCATCCATGTGCGGCCCAACGAGGCGGTCACCGAGGGCAAGCCGCTGTTCGACCTGGACGCGACCCAGCTTTCGGGGCGTCTGGATGTGGCCCGCCAGCAGCAGGCCACCGCCGAGGCGGAATACCGTCAGGCGGCCCAGGCCCAGGTCTTCGATTCCAAGGCCAAGGTCCAGGTGGCCATTCTGGCCGGCCGCGCCGAGGAGAAGGCCGCCGAGGCCAAGTGGCTGGAAAGCCAGCTGGAGCGGATCCGGGTAAAATCGCCGGGGCCGGGGATCGCCGTTCTCGACGATCCGTCCGATTGGATCGGCCGTCCGGTGGTGGTGGGTGAGAAGGTGATGCTGGTCGCCGACGAGACCGACACCGAGGTCGAGGCCTGGCTGTCGGTGGCCGATGCCGGCGAGGCGCGGCCCGGCGCAAGGCTTACCCTGTTCCTCAATTCCCGCCCCCTGTCGCCGGTGCGCGCCGTGGTGCGCAGCGTGGCCTACGAGCCCTCGGCCCGGCCCGACGCCACCTTGGCCCATCGGGTGCGCGCCTTCCTGGTCGACGCTCAGGAGAAGCCGCGCCTGGGCCTCAAGGGTACGGCCCGCATCGACGGCGACACGGTGCCGCTGGTCTGGTGGCTGTTTCGAAAGCCGCTGGTCGCCATACGGCAATTCGTGGGTTTTTAG
- the arfB gene encoding alternative ribosome rescue aminoacyl-tRNA hydrolase ArfB: MIQITHRISIDEKEIEESFVRSSGPGGQNVNKVETAVQLRFDARRSPSLPDDVSVRLQKLAGSKLTLDGVIVITAQTHRSQERNRVEALSKLVEMIREAAKPPPPKRRPTKPTKGSQERRLESKGKRSETKKLRSQRPE; encoded by the coding sequence ATGATCCAGATCACGCACCGCATCAGCATCGACGAGAAGGAAATTGAGGAGAGCTTCGTCCGCTCGTCCGGTCCAGGCGGCCAGAATGTAAATAAAGTCGAGACTGCGGTTCAGCTACGCTTTGACGCTCGCCGGTCACCGTCGCTACCTGATGATGTGAGCGTGCGACTTCAGAAGCTGGCCGGAAGCAAGCTGACTCTGGACGGCGTGATCGTCATCACCGCCCAGACCCACCGCAGCCAGGAGCGCAACCGGGTCGAGGCGCTGTCCAAGCTGGTGGAGATGATCCGCGAGGCCGCCAAGCCACCACCGCCCAAGCGCCGTCCCACCAAGCCGACCAAGGGCTCCCAGGAACGGCGGCTGGAGAGCAAGGGCAAGCGGTCGGAGACCAAGAAGCTGCGGTCGCAGCGACCGGAATAG
- a CDS encoding PAS domain S-box protein: MRYTALGLLAWTLLLGASLAWNVSKQREITLELATNTALANFNKDVAYRLWASGHGGVYVEPTEKTPPSPWMAHLPDRDLIANDGRRLTLMNPAYMLREMMQDHGELYGIKGRIVGIIALNPANVADPWEAEGIRQFSAGLKDEVMEVSDIDGAPFLRLFKPFRMETSCQKCHGHLGFKDGEVRGGIGVSVPLAPYQAGEARVVRTMSATHGMVWLTGVLAIGWIARRSHARLAANAMMTQALSDSERYYRAIVETSSDGFWMTDSEGRILEVNNAYARRSGYSGDQLRTMSISDLDAEESGEQTHTRIAAVIRGETSRFETHHRTSSGEVWDVEVSTSYFPGGGGRLFVFLRDISERKRAERILAESERRFREMAETIDQVFFVADQDYRRFHYISPAFSRLWGHEPAELMANPSLWPAWIHPDDREPVISLVASRIGSGEYGSEFRVVRPDGSVVWLHAKSFEVADPAGGPTYTLGFHTDITQAKAVEEELRDKNQALQRSNAELESFAYVASHDLREPLRNVTSFSTLLARRLEGKLNDDERDYIKIVTDAANRMDSLVRDLLEVSRVGRSERAMVPVSLNELANSARDGLRSQMQAADARLDIASPLPTVMGNDDELYRVLLNLLGNALKYHGSEPVRIVLDCRADGPEMWRFTVADNGIGLETGKGYEERIFGLFQRLHQRDEYGGGTGIGLPVCRKIVERHGGRIWAESEGPGKGTRVIFTLPKLPD, encoded by the coding sequence ATGCGTTATACCGCCTTGGGCTTGCTGGCCTGGACCCTGCTCCTGGGGGCCTCCCTGGCCTGGAACGTCAGCAAGCAGCGCGAAATCACCCTGGAGCTGGCGACCAACACCGCCCTGGCCAATTTCAACAAGGACGTCGCCTATCGCCTGTGGGCATCGGGCCATGGCGGCGTCTATGTGGAACCGACCGAAAAGACCCCGCCCAGCCCCTGGATGGCGCATCTGCCCGACCGCGACCTGATCGCCAATGACGGCCGCCGGCTGACCTTGATGAATCCCGCCTACATGCTGCGCGAGATGATGCAGGACCATGGCGAGTTGTACGGCATCAAGGGGCGCATCGTCGGCATCATCGCGCTGAACCCCGCCAACGTCGCCGACCCGTGGGAGGCCGAGGGCATCCGCCAGTTCTCAGCCGGCCTCAAGGATGAGGTGATGGAGGTGTCCGACATCGACGGCGCCCCCTTCCTGCGCCTGTTCAAGCCGTTCCGCATGGAGACCAGTTGCCAGAAATGCCACGGCCATCTGGGCTTCAAGGACGGCGAGGTCAGGGGTGGAATCGGCGTTTCGGTGCCGCTGGCCCCCTATCAGGCGGGCGAGGCCAGGGTGGTGCGGACCATGAGCGCCACCCACGGGATGGTCTGGCTGACCGGCGTGCTGGCCATCGGCTGGATCGCCCGGCGCAGCCATGCGCGGCTGGCCGCCAACGCCATGATGACCCAGGCCCTGAGCGACAGCGAAAGGTATTACCGCGCCATCGTCGAGACCTCTTCCGACGGCTTCTGGATGACCGATTCCGAGGGCCGCATTCTCGAAGTCAACAACGCCTATGCGCGCCGCTCCGGCTACAGCGGCGACCAGTTGCGGACCATGTCCATCTCGGACCTGGACGCCGAGGAGAGCGGCGAGCAAACCCACACCCGCATCGCCGCCGTCATCCGGGGCGAGACCAGCCGGTTCGAGACCCACCACCGGACCTCGTCCGGCGAAGTCTGGGACGTGGAAGTCAGCACCTCGTATTTTCCCGGCGGCGGTGGGCGGCTGTTCGTGTTCCTGCGCGACATCTCCGAACGCAAGCGGGCCGAGCGGATTCTGGCCGAAAGCGAGCGGCGTTTCCGCGAAATGGCGGAAACCATCGATCAGGTGTTCTTCGTCGCCGACCAGGATTACCGCCGCTTCCACTACATCAGCCCGGCCTTCAGCCGGCTGTGGGGGCACGAGCCGGCGGAGCTGATGGCCAACCCCAGCCTGTGGCCCGCCTGGATTCATCCCGATGACCGCGAGCCGGTGATTTCACTGGTGGCGTCGCGCATCGGATCGGGCGAGTACGGGTCGGAATTCCGGGTGGTCCGCCCCGACGGCTCGGTGGTCTGGCTGCACGCCAAATCCTTCGAGGTGGCCGACCCGGCGGGCGGCCCGACCTATACCCTGGGCTTCCACACCGACATCACCCAGGCCAAGGCGGTGGAGGAGGAACTGCGCGACAAGAATCAGGCGCTGCAGCGTTCCAACGCCGAGTTGGAATCCTTCGCCTATGTCGCCTCCCACGACCTGCGCGAACCGCTGCGCAACGTCACCTCCTTCTCGACCCTGCTGGCCCGCCGTCTCGAAGGAAAACTGAACGACGACGAACGCGATTACATCAAGATCGTCACCGACGCCGCCAACCGTATGGACAGCCTGGTCCGCGACCTGCTGGAGGTCAGCCGGGTGGGACGCAGCGAACGGGCCATGGTTCCGGTGTCCCTGAACGAATTGGCCAATTCCGCCCGGGACGGCCTGCGCAGCCAGATGCAGGCCGCCGACGCGCGGCTCGACATCGCCTCGCCCCTGCCCACGGTCATGGGCAACGACGACGAGCTTTACCGGGTTCTGCTCAACCTGTTGGGCAATGCCCTCAAGTATCACGGCTCCGAGCCGGTCAGGATCGTCCTGGACTGCCGGGCCGACGGGCCGGAAATGTGGCGCTTCACCGTGGCCGACAACGGCATCGGCCTCGAGACGGGCAAGGGATACGAGGAACGCATCTTCGGCCTGTTCCAGCGCCTGCACCAGCGCGACGAATACGGCGGCGGCACCGGAATCGGCCTGCCGGTCTGCCGCAAGATCGTCGAGCGCCACGGCGGACGCATCTGGGCCGAGTCCGAAGGACCGGGCAAGGGCACCCGCGTCATCTTCACCCTGCCGAAACTGCCTGACTAG
- a CDS encoding HlyD family efflux transporter periplasmic adaptor subunit produces MAAVAILPPLREELTVHPGLRGADGAPTWTLHDPLRNQFFRLSWPAFEMLSRWHLGEPGAVAEQVRHETTLEVEAEDVADMVDFLARGQLLQPAGPEHTRRLLAIARSSRTSWAEWLLHHYLFFRVPLVRPDRMLEFLLPWVAWLGGPAFRLASVAALLAGVLLVGRQWNVFATTLVDQFSITGLAAFGVALGLAKIVHELGHALTAKAFGLRVPTMGVAFLVLMPVLYTDVNEAWKLPDRRRRLLIGGAGVLSELTLAAWATLAWALLPDGTGRQMAFTLAATTWISSLLINLSPFMRFDGYFLLADALDMPNLHNRAFALARWRLREILFGLGEPEPEQVAPGRRGFLVVFAWAVWIYRLSLFLGIAVLVYHFFIKVVGILLFAVEIGWFVIRPMAAEIKEWGERADAIKASRWSRWTLGGAGLLVLLALVPWNGRVSAPAMLKAAGHVVLYPPGPAILKSVGVRDETWVEAGSVLAVLDNPEIDYRLVQAARRMGVLKYELSSVGFEDSFRDRSQAIARELEAVQAEHAALLRDKARLTLKAPIAGWVSDTSPNLFQGQWLNQREALMAVRAPGAIVEAYVAEDDLPRIRPGAKALFLAEGARAGLPAAIVEIDRTAVRGLADPALAVQYGGTVPARFVDKALVPDVALYRVRLSVAGEASEPVMQRGEVHLDGEGRSVVERLLRAAATVVIREWGV; encoded by the coding sequence ATGGCCGCCGTCGCCATCCTGCCGCCGCTGCGCGAGGAGCTGACCGTGCATCCGGGGCTGCGCGGCGCGGACGGGGCGCCGACCTGGACGTTGCACGACCCGCTGCGCAACCAGTTCTTCCGCCTGTCCTGGCCGGCCTTCGAGATGCTGTCGCGCTGGCACCTGGGCGAACCCGGGGCGGTGGCGGAGCAGGTCCGCCACGAAACCACCCTGGAGGTGGAGGCAGAGGACGTGGCCGACATGGTGGACTTCCTGGCCCGTGGCCAGTTGCTGCAGCCCGCCGGGCCCGAGCATACGCGGCGCCTGCTCGCCATCGCGCGCTCGTCACGCACGTCGTGGGCCGAGTGGTTGCTGCACCACTACCTGTTCTTCCGGGTGCCGCTGGTGCGTCCCGACCGGATGCTGGAATTCCTGCTGCCGTGGGTGGCGTGGCTGGGCGGACCGGCCTTCCGTCTGGCCAGCGTCGCGGCCTTGCTGGCCGGCGTGCTGCTGGTGGGGCGGCAATGGAACGTCTTCGCCACCACCCTGGTGGACCAGTTCTCCATCACCGGGCTGGCAGCGTTCGGCGTGGCCCTGGGGCTGGCCAAGATCGTCCACGAACTGGGCCATGCGCTCACCGCCAAGGCCTTCGGCCTGCGGGTGCCGACCATGGGGGTGGCCTTCCTGGTGCTGATGCCGGTGCTCTACACCGACGTCAACGAGGCGTGGAAGCTGCCCGACCGCCGCCGCCGCCTGCTGATCGGGGGCGCCGGGGTGCTGTCGGAACTGACCCTGGCGGCCTGGGCGACTCTGGCCTGGGCGCTGCTGCCCGACGGCACGGGGCGGCAGATGGCCTTCACTCTGGCCGCCACCACGTGGATTTCCTCGCTGCTGATCAATCTCAGCCCGTTCATGCGCTTCGACGGCTATTTCCTGCTGGCCGACGCGCTGGACATGCCCAATCTGCACAACCGGGCCTTCGCCCTGGCCCGCTGGCGCCTGCGCGAAATTCTGTTCGGCCTGGGCGAGCCCGAGCCGGAGCAGGTCGCCCCCGGTCGCCGCGGCTTTCTGGTCGTCTTCGCCTGGGCGGTGTGGATCTACCGTCTCAGCCTGTTTCTGGGCATCGCGGTGCTGGTCTACCATTTCTTCATCAAGGTGGTCGGAATCTTGCTGTTCGCGGTGGAGATCGGCTGGTTCGTGATCAGGCCCATGGCCGCCGAGATCAAGGAGTGGGGCGAGCGTGCGGACGCGATCAAGGCGTCGCGGTGGTCGCGCTGGACCCTAGGGGGGGCGGGGCTGCTCGTGCTGCTGGCTCTGGTGCCCTGGAACGGCCGGGTTTCTGCCCCGGCCATGCTGAAGGCCGCCGGGCATGTGGTGCTCTATCCGCCCGGTCCCGCCATTCTGAAGTCGGTGGGCGTGCGCGATGAAACCTGGGTGGAGGCCGGCAGCGTGCTGGCCGTTCTCGACAATCCCGAGATCGATTACCGCCTGGTCCAGGCGGCGCGGCGCATGGGGGTGCTGAAATACGAATTGTCCTCGGTGGGCTTCGAGGACAGCTTTCGCGACCGCTCCCAGGCCATTGCCCGCGAGCTGGAGGCCGTTCAGGCCGAACATGCCGCCCTGCTGCGCGACAAGGCCCGCCTGACGCTCAAAGCGCCCATCGCCGGCTGGGTCAGCGACACGTCGCCCAACCTGTTCCAGGGCCAGTGGCTGAACCAGCGCGAGGCGCTGATGGCGGTGCGCGCCCCCGGCGCCATCGTCGAGGCCTATGTGGCCGAGGACGACCTGCCGCGCATCCGGCCCGGCGCAAAGGCCCTGTTCCTGGCCGAGGGGGCGCGGGCGGGGCTGCCCGCCGCCATCGTCGAGATCGACCGCACGGCGGTGCGGGGGCTGGCCGATCCCGCCCTGGCGGTCCAGTACGGCGGAACCGTTCCGGCCCGCTTCGTCGACAAGGCCCTGGTCCCCGACGTGGCGCTCTACCGTGTCCGCCTTTCCGTGGCGGGCGAGGCGTCCGAGCCCGTGATGCAGCGCGGCGAGGTCCATCTGGACGGCGAGGGGCGTTCGGTTGTGGAGCGTCTGTTGCGCGCCGCCGCCACGGTGGTGATCCGGGAATGGGGGGTATAG
- a CDS encoding efflux RND transporter periplasmic adaptor subunit: MRRLSPVWVAAVACAAPAWGQELRAQLSPRDFTTLAAEIGAKVEKIGAREGERFAKGQVLVAFDCSVNRAQLDEARAAQSAADKTLAVNRRLLELQTVGKLEADVSVAEAEKARAKVAAMSAMVSKCAVTAPFDGRVVEQKVRGQQYVQPGQALLDILDDSVLELDFLVPSKWLVWLKPGHAFQAAIDETGKTYPVKLTRVGARIDPVSQTVRVAGAIGGHFPELTAGMSGKVLLAPPP; this comes from the coding sequence ATGAGGCGTCTCTCCCCGGTTTGGGTGGCGGCGGTTGCCTGCGCCGCTCCCGCCTGGGGGCAGGAATTGCGGGCCCAGCTTTCCCCTCGCGACTTCACCACCTTGGCCGCCGAGATCGGCGCCAAGGTGGAGAAGATCGGCGCGCGCGAGGGCGAGCGTTTCGCCAAGGGCCAAGTGCTGGTCGCCTTCGACTGCTCGGTCAACCGGGCCCAGCTGGACGAGGCCCGCGCCGCCCAATCCGCCGCCGACAAGACCCTGGCGGTCAACAGGCGGCTGCTGGAGCTGCAGACCGTGGGCAAGCTGGAGGCCGACGTCTCGGTGGCCGAGGCGGAGAAGGCCCGCGCCAAGGTCGCCGCCATGAGCGCCATGGTCTCCAAATGCGCCGTCACCGCGCCGTTCGACGGCCGCGTGGTGGAGCAGAAGGTCAGGGGGCAGCAATACGTCCAGCCGGGCCAGGCGCTGCTGGACATCCTCGACGATTCGGTGCTGGAGCTGGATTTCCTGGTGCCCAGCAAATGGCTGGTGTGGCTGAAGCCCGGCCACGCCTTCCAGGCGGCCATCGACGAGACCGGCAAGACCTATCCGGTGAAGCTGACACGGGTGGGGGCCCGCATCGACCCGGTCAGCCAGACCGTGCGGGTGGCCGGCGCCATCGGCGGCCATTTTCCCGAACTGACCGCGGGCATGTCCGGCAAGGTCCTGCTGGCGCCGCCGCCATGA
- a CDS encoding bacteriohemerythrin, producing MPLIEWNSSLSIGVAALDADHRKLAELINHLHDEHEANRGAQVIRRVMEGFREHLATHLEREEALMAKAGAADLAEHRASHAMARARFDEMAAALREDEDFAGEVLEYMKAWLINHIVCQDLKLREVFQAKGLCDVKLEDMPDAGAWQRLAARLDRFRVGTRITLLALIPVALLAMQIINLLNTGLADIRAKDNLIATVNIGVRASSLVHELQKERGGSALFLGSKGTQFSAELASQRTATDTASAGFRQSLAGNPSPQLRETLKAAETALAGLADLRRAVDGQTSPPAQMVGNYTAMVDTLIGQIEVVTRAATEADVTRDLGAYVNFIKSKERAGRERAVGAAGFAAGQFTPELYQNFVGLIAEQRAFDDAFAAGIDPAFAKTVRDKVHGEAVDKVAEMRKAALSSIGTGTTAGIKAPDWFSAQTARIDLLKNAEDEMAAKMTRQVAAERDAGASTLVNLVVISVIAIITIALFAIALKSSLAPPLLRLTQVMRTLAEGNRTMGVPSTAARDEIGEIARAVQFFKEKLIAAEYLGKDGWTENKARIAAFVRKQQAIEQFNGRVHGFLTSLAAASNELLASSETMSVTATQTIQRSGEVNQASDLTRDRVQTAAAATEELSASINEIASQVSRTAEASKAAADDANRTNAMVSSLADAAQRIGEVVNLITDIASQTNLLALNATIEAARAGEAGKGFAVVAGEVKNLANQTARATDEITRQISAIQSEANTSANAMSAIVQRIGEIDSIAAMVAAAVEEQSAATAEISRSMQEVSSATVEVGQSINEVSQAAGQTGDAALAVKDASSELSGQAESLKQEVSSFLDEMSDRKAG from the coding sequence ATGCCCCTGATCGAATGGAACTCCTCCCTGAGCATCGGCGTCGCCGCGCTGGATGCGGATCACCGCAAGCTGGCGGAACTGATCAACCATCTCCACGACGAGCACGAGGCAAACCGTGGCGCCCAGGTGATCCGCCGGGTGATGGAGGGTTTCCGCGAACACCTGGCCACCCATCTCGAGCGCGAAGAGGCGCTGATGGCCAAGGCCGGCGCGGCCGATCTCGCAGAGCACCGCGCAAGCCACGCCATGGCCCGCGCCCGCTTCGACGAAATGGCGGCCGCCCTGCGCGAGGACGAGGACTTCGCCGGCGAGGTTCTGGAATACATGAAGGCCTGGCTGATCAACCACATCGTCTGCCAGGACCTGAAGCTGCGCGAGGTGTTCCAGGCCAAGGGGCTGTGCGACGTCAAGCTGGAGGACATGCCCGACGCAGGCGCGTGGCAACGCCTGGCGGCCCGGCTGGACCGTTTCCGGGTCGGCACCCGCATCACCTTGCTGGCGCTGATTCCGGTGGCGCTGCTGGCCATGCAGATCATCAACCTGCTGAACACCGGCCTGGCCGACATTCGGGCCAAGGACAACCTGATCGCCACCGTCAACATCGGCGTGCGGGCCAGTTCGCTGGTGCATGAACTGCAGAAGGAACGCGGCGGCTCGGCCCTGTTCCTGGGCAGCAAGGGCACCCAGTTCTCGGCCGAGCTGGCCAGCCAGCGCACCGCCACCGACACCGCCAGCGCCGGCTTCCGCCAATCCCTGGCCGGTAATCCGTCGCCGCAGCTGCGCGAGACCTTGAAGGCGGCCGAGACCGCCCTGGCCGGACTGGCCGACCTGCGCCGCGCCGTCGACGGCCAGACCTCGCCCCCGGCCCAGATGGTGGGCAACTACACCGCGATGGTCGACACCCTGATCGGACAGATCGAGGTCGTGACCCGCGCCGCCACCGAGGCCGACGTCACCCGCGATCTCGGGGCCTATGTCAACTTCATCAAGAGCAAGGAGCGCGCCGGGCGCGAGCGTGCGGTGGGCGCCGCCGGCTTCGCCGCCGGCCAGTTCACCCCCGAGCTGTACCAGAATTTCGTCGGCCTGATCGCCGAGCAACGGGCGTTCGACGACGCCTTCGCCGCCGGAATCGATCCCGCCTTCGCCAAGACGGTCCGCGACAAGGTCCACGGCGAGGCGGTCGACAAGGTTGCCGAAATGCGCAAGGCCGCCCTGTCTAGCATCGGCACCGGCACCACCGCCGGGATCAAGGCGCCGGACTGGTTTTCCGCCCAGACCGCCCGCATCGACCTGCTGAAGAACGCCGAGGACGAGATGGCGGCCAAGATGACCCGCCAGGTGGCCGCCGAGCGCGATGCCGGAGCCAGCACCCTGGTCAACCTGGTGGTGATCTCGGTCATCGCCATCATCACCATCGCCCTGTTCGCCATCGCCCTGAAATCATCGCTGGCGCCGCCGCTGCTGCGCCTTACCCAGGTCATGCGCACCCTGGCCGAGGGCAACCGCACGATGGGCGTGCCCTCCACCGCCGCACGCGACGAGATCGGCGAGATCGCCCGCGCCGTCCAGTTCTTCAAGGAGAAGCTGATCGCCGCCGAATATCTGGGCAAGGACGGCTGGACCGAAAATAAGGCCCGCATCGCCGCCTTCGTGCGCAAGCAGCAGGCCATCGAGCAGTTCAATGGCCGCGTGCATGGCTTCCTCACCAGCCTGGCCGCCGCCTCCAATGAACTGCTGGCCTCGTCCGAGACCATGTCGGTCACCGCCACCCAGACCATCCAGCGCAGCGGCGAGGTCAATCAGGCGTCCGATCTGACCCGCGACCGGGTGCAGACCGCCGCCGCCGCCACCGAGGAGTTGTCGGCCTCCATCAACGAGATCGCCAGCCAGGTTTCCCGCACCGCCGAAGCCAGCAAGGCAGCGGCCGACGATGCCAACCGCACCAACGCGATGGTCTCCAGCCTGGCCGACGCCGCCCAGCGGATCGGCGAGGTGGTGAACCTGATCACCGACATCGCGTCACAGACCAATCTGCTGGCCTTGAACGCCACCATCGAGGCGGCCAGGGCCGGCGAGGCCGGCAAGGGCTTCGCCGTGGTGGCGGGCGAGGTCAAGAACCTCGCCAACCAGACGGCGCGGGCCACGGACGAGATCACCCGCCAGATCTCCGCCATCCAGTCCGAGGCGAACACCTCGGCCAACGCCATGTCGGCCATCGTCCAGCGCATCGGCGAGATCGACAGCATTGCCGCCATGGTGGCGGCGGCCGTGGAGGAGCAATCCGCCGCAACCGCCGAAATCAGCCGCAGCATGCAGGAGGTCTCCTCGGCCACGGTCGAGGTGGGTCAGTCCATCAACGAGGTCAGCCAGGCCGCCGGCCAGACCGGCGACGCCGCCCTGGCGGTGAAGGACGCCTCGTCCGAACTGTCCGGCCAGGCCGAAAGCCTGAAGCAGGAAGTCAGTTCGTTCCTGGACGAGATGAGCGACCGCAAGGCGGGCTGA